AAAAAGAGCAAGGGTGAGGAGGTATATCGTTTGATATACCTTTTGTTTTATTCTCTGGACAGCTGCTGGATCTTTCTTATGAATAATTTCATATGAAACAAGAATTACATCTTTTAGTGGGCGAGGAGTTTCTTCGACTTTCCCAGCAAGAAACATACACACTGTTGCAATTGTCTGCACAACACAAGACTTCACTAGTTACCACAATGTCCATTTAATATTTCATCTTACATAAACTATACACCATTCAAGTAAGATGTAAGTAATCATAGTTGAGAAAACCAAATTATAGCATACTAACACAGAAAAGGATAGAGGCAAGGACACAAACAAATGCTGAGCAGAGAGAAGCTTAaatgtgtgagagagagagatgaaaatacacccaaacttctACAGCAAAGGAAGATTTACTAAACCAGAGCATATCAGCAGCTAGTTGATGTCAGCACAGTACAACTGTACAATACTACATATACAATTTGTATCAAACTGAAAATAATCATATATTAACAAGAAAAACAATTTAACAGCAGAGTAATATATGACCCTGAACCTAGAAGCTGCTAACATTATTAATCTTGCATGTATATCAGACGTTGCAGATATGGATCCACAGGAGCCATagttttggaatttaaattggTGAACACAGAGGGTGAAACCATCTTGGACTTCTCTTTAACCTTCAGATTTCTTAATTCTTATAGCAAACAGTTGCTTTCAAAAGCAAGATTAACACCTTGTATAAGAGTGGGGTTGGTGACAGAAACTCAAATAGATTTTCCCATGTTAGAAAATCCAAGCAGAAATTTTGTACTAAGTGCAAAGTTATCTCGAGAGAGTTGACAACCCAATATAGGGTGCTCATTATGGATTTTCAGGTCGAACAAAAGGTGGAGAAGTCATCAAGAGAGGGACCCAGGGATCTAGTGTTGTAGATgaaaggagaaaaacaaaaattccaaaaacaAATTTAAGAAAAAGCAAGATGGGATAAGGTTGGAAGTGTAGAGATCTGGAGTCAGATGAAAGAAGTGATTAGAAAAGTAGTAAAAGAAACCAATAGAGAAATAAGAGGTATTGGGGCAAGAGGGAGGGAATCTTGGTAACGGGACATCTATGCAAGAGAAGGTGAAAGTCAAAACAGAATGTTTTGAACAGTGTTCTTTGTGCCAAATGTGGAAAACTTGAAAATTGTTAGATGGCTAAAAATAAGACAAAAGTGGCAGTAAGGAAAGCAAGAACGAGATGCTTTTGAGGGACTTTCTCGATCTTTaggtacaaagaaaagaaaaagaagaatttacAAGATAGCAAAAAGTTGAGAAAGAAGGGCGTGAGATTTACACGAAGTCAAGTGCATTAAGGATGAGAAGGTAAGATTGTGATCCCTAACATAAGCATTAacaaaaggtggaagagctactttcTATACAAGTAACAAGAAGGATTTACATATGCTCTCCATTGACTAGGAAAGGACGTGAGAGGGTAACAAAGGAGGTCATATGAAAGATCTTGTAGAGAAAGGGAGTAACGATGGCATATATTCATGTAATAAAAGACATAGTACAATATGGCTACAGCTAATATGAGAACCAAGGTGGTGTAACAGGAACTTCACATTGGTGTAAATAACATCAATGTTCATCTCTAAGCTTATAGCTTTCCACCCTAGTATTAGAGATTACTAAGCATATACAAGAACCCATACCATCATGATGATATTGTTCTTATAGACAAATCGAGGGAAGATTCAAATGACATTAGCTTCGAGGTGACAAGCTATGGAAATACACGGTTTGCACATGAATTGCAATAAGATGGGGGTATATTAAGTGTAAGTTCAGCAGAAATGGAGAACTAAAAAATAGAAGTGAAGATTGGAAAAACATCATATCACATCAAGAGAATTAAGTATCGTGGATGTATTATTCAACATAATGAAGAGTAAATTTTATTGTAATTATGCAATACTATTAGACTGGCCATGTTGTATCAAATGGAGTGTTGGGCAATAAAGCGCGAACAAAAAGTAATCATATCCCAATGGAAAGAATGAAAAATGAGAACATAAGACTGTGGAGCATATTGTGAGAAAAAAAATGGTAGAATCTCATATTAAGAGTTTGAAGCTGTGGGGGAAAGACTAGTAAAGCATCTGATTTGGATGGTAGATCGGTTAGGAGATAGATTACTTCCCACCTTGGAGATGAAAATATTTCTCCATACCCAAGAAGTAATGTTTTCCATTATTCCATATTATtttggaaggaaatataaaatccAAAGAAAATCGAATATTCCAAACAAAAAGCCAATTTTATCATAATATACTTTGGTGATAATTGATTATAGATTATCTTTTACATCCAATATAACCATACCATCAATCTTCAGCAATGAGTACTACTTTAAATACAAAGCGtgcaaaaataacaataacaaagcctTTCTATCACAGGAATCGGGGAGCTACATGGATCAAATTAAAGCattctatataattttttttcttctttgcaaGAAATTTTTTATTAGCATCGAATAATGAACAACTGAGCATACAACTAAGCAAGCAGAATTAATATCGATTTAGCAAACTACTAGGAGTTCATAAgttataaatataatcactcaAGTTCttgaaacaaaaatatttaaatacgATACCCACAGTTATATACTAACAAGCCAAAAATATATTTGCTACCACTGCCTATTGATAACCATAACATAGATTTTATTCATACCTCAAGATCAAATAGAGAACAATTATCCAACAATAACAGTAAGCAATTTATCACATAGAAATATATAAACTAACCCTTCTGTCATTCTTTCCATGGGACTGCCTAAGAAAGAACCGATGACAAAATATTATTGCTGTTGCAATAGTCACCTGAGGTCTGCATCAGTATCACAATTAAATCAGTGGCAAGAACATGCCAAATGAAGTTAAATGAATTTATCACCACTTAAATATAAACACAGCTGATACCCCTAATGTGTTCTTACGAAGAAACCTATCACTGCTACATGCTAACACAACCTTAACTATGGTATGCTTCAATTTAATACATTGTAAAATCAGGCACACATTTATATCAGTTGATAGTGGAACAAAGAACAAAGAATTATTAAATAGCTTAAACTGGCAAATAATAAACAATTGCCATCTGCATTTAAGGAGATAGTTCACTGAGGCTAACAGTAAAAAACTCACACTTTAAGTCTCATGCCTAAATCTTGCAGAAATGTGCAGTATGATTTGCGTAGGTAAGTTTCTTTCTTTAAATCTATGCCATCGTTTTTGGATGGTGAATTTTCCTCAATCTCCTTCCTAGAAAAGTACCAGCGAGAGCCATCCTCTGGTTTCTCTTGAGAGTATCTTTGAGAACCACCTTGCTGTGTTCCATGATGAGAAGCATCACCAAGCAACAATCCAGCCATGAGGTTGAGAGTTGGTAGAACTTTACTCAATCACAATGCAATGATTACGTCACCAATTAAAATTGTCCCCTATCCATTAAATGCAATAATATAAGAAACAAAGAGGCAATGTAACAAGGGAGTAAATAATAATGACAAAAATGAAAAACCATCCCATGTTATGTCATGACATGCTAATATATTAAACTATCTCTCAATTCATTTTTTCCTTTTCAAACCAGCTTCAATTATGTCAAACATGAAATACACATCTTACTATTTCTCCAATCTGTTTCTTATCAGCCTAATTCAAAGCTGCTTAACTCTATCCCATCAATGAGAGTGACCACCCAAAGTATATCCTCCAGTGACCGTTATCATCGCCTTTAATGCTAAAGTCTCAACTTTAGATTCAATCTTCTAACACTAACACCAAGGTGCATTTGTTTAATCTTTTACACCTTTTCCTCGTGTGTTACTTTCTCCAACTTGAAGAAAATGCTAAATTATCACTTTTCGACCATattatctttcttatttatttatagttttaaaaatatctttcaaTAAGAAAAGCATTTAACTTCTCAAGAATGCCAATACAAATTGGCCCGAACCCCCTATGAAAGGGTAAAAGTAGGAAACAAATTAATAAACTTTACATCACCAATTTGACATTCGATAACCCAAACCAAATGTCTCAAGAACTCAACTTTAATAAACCTCTAATAACTAATCTAACCATCATAAAAATCTAACcaagaaaaaaaacataaaattaagtTCCATTCCACAATAATATCCATGATTTTATAGCCTAAAAAGCACTAGACGAATTCACATAAACACTCGAACAACGAAGTTtacaaacataataataaaactTAATGATACCCGAAAGCGTACACTACTCTATTAatcgaaaataaaaagataaaccagaaaataaaataaaacaaaatattgaaGCTGAAAATTCCGGGAACCAACGCCATTAAGCTCGTGGGCAACATCAAATACTCAAAATTTAAGGTTTACCTGAAGTCAAAAAGAGGAAAACCAAAGTTCAATTCCGGTTTCGGAGAAGAATTCGAGGAGGGCGACAGAAAACTTTCACCTCAAGCAGTGAGAACGCGAAACCGAAATCAAAGAGTCCGCTGGCAAAACGCGTCTATAGGGAGAATGGGTTTTACGACTTTACGTTACTGTGTAAGAGAATAGAGAGAGCAAAGAAacggaaagaagagaaaagaagaagattTTTGACGATTTTAGAGATTAGGGTTTatactgaaaataaaaagaagagagaagaatggAACTACGCCGTATCAGTGACCTTATACAGAGAACCGAACAGCGTCCTAGTGTCTTACACACCAACCCtcactcttttctctttttgtctctattttttttaatatatataattttttttttttttgtgtcttttttgttatatgatttatttatgatttattcttcaggttgtgaatttattttttattctgttaattcctataattttgtaaaatttttaattaagtttctatacttttttcttttttaaattgggtctttgcaccaattttttttcaattaagtctctcttagcagtaattggcttaatttgatagcacccaactaaaaaaaaatttagtacagaaactcaaataaaagaaaaaaaaatgtaaaaacccatttaaaaaaaaaattagtgcaaggattcaattaaaaagaaaaaagtatagggacctaattaaaaatttcgcaaaactataaaGATCAACacaataattaaacctatttataaattaaatgtaTAAATCTAATTAAATGATTATATTATATATANNNNNNNNNNNNNNNNNNNNNNNNNNNNNNNNNNNNNNNNNNNNNNNNgtaaaatattttatactattttaTACTATTGTATACAACTATTCTCTTGAATGACTATTCATGCgatcaaatataaaaaataattatttttactaatataacATTATATGATTAGATTTacgtgtaaaataattttatgctAACAATATATCagaattaaattcaataaaatatttttaaaaaaacacaaaattggaATTGTTATAATATTATAGTTCttttgaaaaatcatattgataaattaaaacagaattagaatgaaaaatactTTGTAttttgttacggatccggcccacggatcctaCACCCAGAATGGTCTCCGAATCCGGTTACCAGGGTCCGACCCGCTTCGCCCTTCCAGAAAGCCCGGAACCAGCCCACTAGAGCTcataaccaactttcgaattcaaacgtctcccttatcttagccaaataagataagataagataagataattcaaacgtctcccttatcttagccaaataagataagataagatattcaccatcacctataaatagaggacccaggtccctccaggtattcattcattcctcacaccttatacctcttagatccattctgacttgagcgtcgaagtgtctttgcaggtacctccccacagacggcgccaatgtacaagatgtctctggtacgggttgagagatggatcgagaacttggcgccgtctgtggggactttgCAACGTTGTGGCGGCATGGCGGATAACCTAGAAGAGCAATCATCAAACTCAGATTTCTTGCAACTGAGAgcaaaaaggaataatgtttccttaacttgcatcacctttgcatgtttatgcatcctttcgccctactccaacggcgaaatcccaaaggaatattgtttccttaacttgcatcacctttgcagggataacacgccttcgccctactccaacggcgaaatcccaaaggaataatgtttccttaacttgcatcacattTGCATGTTTATGCAccctttcgccctactccaacggcgaaatcccaaaggaataatgtttccttaacttacaTCACCTTTGCAGcgataacacaccttcgccctattccaatggcgaaatcccaaaggaacaatGTTACTTGCAAGTACCTTCTTAGTGATAACACTCTTTATGCAccctcgccctactccaacggtgaAATTCCAAATCCTCTGAGCCCAAAGTCTCGCCTCCCTTTAGTGGgacacctccacctcttggaTCCTCTCATTCACCACTCCCTCATCCGTCTCTCCAAGCGCCATGGCCCCATCTTCTCCCTCTACTTCGGCTCCATGCCCACCGAggttgcttcttcttttgaactcttcaagctcttcctccaaaCCCACGAGGTCACCTCTTTCAACACTAGGTTCCAAACCTCTGTCATCCGCCGCCTCACCTGTGACAACTCTGTCGCCATGATCCCCTTCGGACCTTACTGAAAATTCATAAGGAAGCTCATCATGAACGGCCTCCTTAAATGCTACCACCGTGGCCAAGCTCAGACCTCTCAGGAGCCAATAGATCAAGAAAGTTCTCAAGGTTCTTGCACAGATACGGGGGACAGCCAAATCGTGGCGGCATGACGGAGAACCTCGAGGAGCAATCCTCCACCCGACACCCAAACAAAAACCTACAAAGCCCAACTCCCGAACTCCAAGATAACACTCTTCCCACCC
The DNA window shown above is from Arachis ipaensis cultivar K30076 chromosome B08, Araip1.1, whole genome shotgun sequence and carries:
- the LOC107613042 gene encoding cyclin-T1-3 isoform X3, which encodes MAGLLLGDASHHGTQQGGSQRYSQEKPEDGSRWYFSRKEIEENSPSKNDGIDLKKETYLRKSYCTFLQDLGMRLKVPQVTIATAIIFCHRFFLRQSHGKNDRRTIATVCMFLAGKVEETPRPLKDVILVSYEIIHKKDPAAVQRIKQKEVYEQQKELILLGERVVLATLGFDLNVHHPYKPLVEAIKKFKVAQNALAQVAWNFVNDGLRTSLCLQFKPHHIAAGAIFLAAKFLKVKLPSDGEKVWWQEFDVTPRQLEGWCPFFPVIMI